The window CCGGCCATGCCCTCCGGCGCGAGATCCGCGACCAGCGGGGCCACGGTCGGCGACAGCATCGCCTCGCCCAGCCCGAACAGCGCGTACGTCGAGACGAACGCGGCCGTCGCCATCTCCTGGCTCCCGTGCCCGAGCCCCGCGTACCCCGCGACGGCCCACGCCACGGCCCAGATCAGCCCCACGGCCGCGATCACCCGCGACCGCCGACGCCGCTCCACGAACCGCAGCACCGCGAACTGCGCGATGACGATCACCAGCGTGTTCGCCGCCAGCGCCGTCCCCAGCGCCGACGTCGATATCCCGGCGGCCTCCACCCCGTACGCGCTCAGCCCCGACTCGAACTGCCCGTAGCAGGCGAAGAACAGCACGAAGCCCAGCACACACAGCTGCACCATGGCCCGATTGCCCAGCAGCTGCTTCCAGCTGCCCCGCCCCGATGCCACGGGCGCGTCCTCGATCTTCGGAGCGTGCGGCATCCGCACGGTCGCCATCACCACGACCAGCAGCAGGAACATCGCCGCCTCGATCGCGAAGAGAAGGGTGAAGGAGGCGGCACTGGTCGTGTCGACCAGATGACCACCGATGAGGCCACCGACACCGAGCCCGAGGTTCTGCAGGAAGAACTGCATGGCGAACGCCCGCGACCGCGTCTCCGCCGACGAGCAGTCCACGATCATCGTGGCCAGCGCCGGCTGCATCACGGCCTGCCCGGCCCCCAGCAGGGCAGCCGACACCAGCACGGCCGCCGCGCTGCTCGCGATCCCCAGACTCAGGGCACCTATGGCGGCGGTGATCAGGGCGGCGAGCAGCACCGGCAGCGGGCCACGCCGGACGATGGCCCGACCGGCGAACGGCAGCACGACCAGCGCGGCCACAGCGAAGACGGCGAGCACGAGCCCCGCCGTCATGGCCCCAAGACCTCGCACCTGCGCCACGTAGACGTACAGGTACGGGACCGTGAAGCCCAGCCCGAACGCGCTGAGTGCGTTACCCACGTGAATCCGGCGCATCGCTGCGCCCATCGCCCTGGTCACGTTCACCTCTTCCACAAGTTAGGAGTGAAGACTTCGAAACTAAAGTTCGAAGCTAAAGAGTACATACCCAAGGACTTCAAGGCAAAGAACGTCCGTGCCATACTGCCGCCATGGGCGACACCCCCGGCCCCAGCGAGCCGACCCTCGAAGAACAGATCGCCGCGTACCAGCGCGAGTTCCAGGACCTCGACCCCCAGGTGGAGCAGATCGTCTCGGCCCTCTCCCGTCTCAACCGCCGCATGAACGTCGCCTACGGCCGTCAGACCTCGGCCCTCGGCATCAGCAACGCGGAGTGGGAGGTCCTCAAGGCCCTCGTGCTCTCCGGCGCTCCCTACCGTCTGGGCCCCAGCGACCTCGCCAAGCGCCTCGGCCTCACCCCGGCCGCCATGACCCACCGCATCGACCGCATGGTCGGCGAAGGGCTGGTTACCCGGGAGCGAGACGAGAGCAACCGCGTACGAGTCATCGTGGAGCTGACATCCGAGGGGCGTGAGAAGTGGCTGGAGGCAATGCGCCTGGCGACGGTCTTCGAGGAGGACCTGCTCCAGGACCTGACCCCCGTGGAGCGCACCGCGCTCGGCGGTGCCCTCACCCGCCTGCTGCGCAGGGTGGAGGACGCCCAGCCGGACGCCGGCGGCCGCCTCTCAGACCTGGACTGACGGCCCGATAAAAGATCTTGACAAGGGCCGCTTGACACCCCCCTGCCCGATCCGTAAAGTTCTTCGGGTTGCCGCGGAGCCGTAACGGTTCTGCGACAGCACTTTCGCCGCTCAAGCGGCACCCAACCACTAGCAAGATCGCTCCCAGCGGAGTTGTTTTCGGCGTGCCCGAATTCAATTCGAATTGGGACTCGACGGCCTGATCGACTCGACACCGGCTCGATTTGGGAAACGGCGAGAGACCGCGCTAAGGTTGGACACGTCGGAACGGCCCAACAGCCGCAAAGACAACCCCCTCTGACTGGGAGTCAGGCCCGAAAGGATCTGATAGAGTCGGAACCGCCGGAAAGGGAAACGCGGAAGCGGGAACCTGGAAAGCACCGAGGAAATCGGATCGGAAAGATCTGATAGAGTCGGAAACGCAAGACCGAAGGGAAGCGCCCGGAGGAAAGCCCGAGAGGGTGAGTACAAAGGAAGCGACCGTTCCTTGAGAACTCAACAGCGTGCCAAAAGTCAACGCCAGATATGTTGATACCCCGTCTCCAGCATTCGCTGGGACGAGGTTCCTTTGAAAAAACACAGCGAGGACGCTGTGAACGGTCGGGCCTATTCCGCCTGACTGTTCCGCTCTCGTGGTGTAGCACCGGATTACCGGTACACATTCACGGAGAGTTTGATCCTGGCTCAGGACGAACGCTGGCGGCGTGCTTAACACATGCAAGTCGAACGATGAAGCTCTTCGGGGTGGATTAGTGGCGAACGGGTGAGTAACACGTGGGCAATCTGCCCTTCACTCTGGGACAAGCCCTGGAAACGGGGTCTAATACCGGATAACACCTCCACTCTCCTGAGTGGAGGTTAAAAGCTCCGGCGGTGAAGGATGAGCCCGCGGCCTATCAGCTTGTTGGTGAGGTAATGGCTCACCAAGGCGACGACGGGTAGCCGGCCTGAGAGGGCGACCGGCCACACTGGGACTGAGACACGGCCCAGACTCCTACGGGAGGCAGCAGTGGGGAATATTGCACAATGGGCGAAAGCCTGATGCAGCGACGCCGCGTGAGGGATGACGGCCTTCGGGTTGTAAACCTCTTTCAGCAGGGAAGAAGCGAAAGTGACGGTACCTGCAGAAGAAGCGCCGGCTAACTACGTGCCAGCAGCCGCGGTAATACGTAGGGCGCGAGCGTTGTCCGGAATTATTGGGCGTAAAGAGCTCGTAGGCGGCTTGTCACGTCGGTTGTGAAAGCCCGGGGCTTAACCCCGGGTCTGCAGTCGATACGGGCAGGCTAGAGTTCGGTAGGGGAGATCGGAATTCCTGGTGTAGCGGTGAAATGCGCAGATATCAGGAGGAACACCGGTGGCGAAGGCGGATCTCTGGGCCGATACTGACGCTGAGGAGCGAAAGCGTGGGGAGCGAACAGGATTAGATACCCTGGTAGTCCACGCCGTAAACGGTGGGCACTAGGTGTGGGCAACATTCCACGTTGTCCGTGCCGCAGCTAACGCATTAAGTGCCCCGCCTGGGGAGTACGGCCGCAAGGCTAAAACTCAAAGGAATTGACGGGGGCCCGCACAAGCGGCGGAGCATGTGGCTTAATTCGACGCAACGCGAAGAACCTTACCAAGGCTTGACATACACCGGAAACGTCTGGAGACAGGCGCCCCCTTGTGGTCGGTGTACAGGTGGTGCATGGCTGTCGTCAGCTCGTGTCGTGAGATGTTGGGTTAAGTCCCGCAACGAGCGCAACCCTTGTCCCGTGTTGCCAGCAGGCCCTTGTGGTGCTGGGGACTCACGGGAGACCGCCGGGGTCAACTCGGAGGAAGGTGGGGACGACGTCAAGTCATCATGCCCCTTATGTCTTGGGCTGCACACGTGCTACAATGGCCGGTACAATGAGCTGCGATACCGCGAGGTGGAGCGAATCTCAAAAAGCCGGTCTCAGTTCGGATTGGGGTCTGCAACTCGACCCCATGAAGTCGGAGTCGCTAGTAATCGCAGATCAGCATTGCTGCGGTGAATACGTTCCCGGGCCTTGTACACACCGCCCGTCACGTCACGAAAGTCGGTAACACCCGAAGCCGGTGGCCCAACCCCTTGTGGGAGGGAGCTGTCGAAGGTGGGACTGGCGATTGGGACGAAGTCGTAACAAGGTAGCCGTACCGGAAGGTGCGGCTGGATCACCTCCTTTCTAAGGAGCACTTCTAAGCCAGGCTTGCCTGGTTCAGAGGCCAGTACATCAGCGAACGTCTGATGCTGGTTGCTCATGGGTGGAACGTTGACTATTCGGCACACTCGATCGTCTTCTCCTTCTAGTACTGCTCTTCGGAGCGTGGAACGTTGAGGGGAGCGGGGAGTGTGTCGGGCACGCTGTTGGGTGTCTGAGGGAATGAACTTCCTCAGTCGCCGGCCCCGGTGAAGCATCGCGTAAGTGGTGTGTGACGGGTGGCTGGTCGTTGTTTGAGAACTGCACAGTGGACGCGAGCATCTGTGGCCAAGTTTTTAAGGGCGCACGGTGGATGCCTTGGCACCAGGAACCGATGAAGGACGTGGGAGGCCACGATAGTCCCCGGGGAGTCGTCAACCAGGCTTTGATCCGGGGGTTTCCGAATGGGGAAACCCGGCAGTCGTCATGGGCTGTCACCCGCTGCTGAACACATAGGCAGTGTGGAGGGAACGCGGGGAAGTGAAACATCTCAGTACCCGCAGGAAGAGAAAACAACCGTGATTCCGGGAGTAGTGGCGAGCGAAACCGGATGAGGCCAAACCGTATGCGTGTGAGACCCGGCAGGGGTTGCGTATACGGGGTTGTGGGATCTCTCTTTCACAGTCTGCCGGCTGTGAGACGAGTCAGAAACCGTTGATGTAGGCGAAGGACATGCGAAAGGTCCGGCGTAGAGGGTAAGACCCCCGTAGTCGAAACGTCAGCGGCTCGTTTGAGAGACACCCAAGTAGCACGGGGCCCGAGAAATCCCGTGTGAATCTGGCGGGACCACCCGCTAAGCCTAAATATTCCCTGGTGACCGATAGCGGATAGTACCGTGAGGGAATGGTGAAAAGTACCGCGGGAGCGGAGTGAAATAGTACCTGAAACCGTGTGCCTACAAGCCGTGGGAGCGTCGGGCAAGCACTTGTGCTTGCCTCGTGACTGCGTGCCTTTTGAAGAATGAGCCTGCGAGTTTGCGGTGTGTTGCGAGGTTAACCCGGGTGGGGAAGCCGTAGCGAAAGCGAGTCCGAACAGGGCGATTTTAGTAGCACGCTCAAGACCCGAAGCGGAGTGATCTAGCCATGGGCAGGTTGAAGCGGAGGTAAGACTTCGTGGAGGACCGAACCCACCAGGGTTGAAAACCTGGGGGATGACCTGTGGTTAGGGGTGAAAGGCCAATCAAACTCCGTGATAGCTGGTTCTCCCCGAAATGCATTTAGGTGCAGCGTCGTGTGTTTCTTGCCGGAGGTAGAGCACTGGATAGGCGATGGGCCCTACCGGGTTACTGACCTTAGCCAAACTCCGAATGCCGGTAAGTGAGAGCGCGGCAGTGAGACTGTGGGGGATAAGCTCCATGGTCGAGAGGGAAACAGCCCAGAGCATCGACTAAGGCCCCTAAGCGTACGCTAAGTGGGAAAGGATGTGGAGTCGCAGAGACAACCAGGAGGTTGGCTTAGAAGCAGCCACCCTTGAAAGAGTGCGTAATAGCTCACTGGTCTAGTGATTCCGCGCCGACAATGTAGCGGGGCTCAAGCGTACCGCCGAAGTCGTGTCATTGCAGCAACAGGGCCAACGCCCGCTGTGATGGGTAGGGGAGCGTCGTCTGCCGGGTGAAGCAGCCGCGTAAGCGAGTTGTGGACGGTTGACGAGTGAGAATGCAGGCATGAGTAGCGATTCACACGTGAGAAACGTGTGCGCCGATTGACTAAGGGTTCCTGGGTCAAGCTGATCTGCCCAGGGTAAGTCGGGACCTAAGGCGAGGCCGACAGGCGTAGTCGATGGATAACCGGTTGATATTCCGGTACCCGCTGTGAAGCGTCAAACATCGAATCCAGTGATGCTAAGCCCGTGAAGCCGTTCCGGACCCTTCGGGGAAAGGAAAGTGGTGGAGCCGGTGACCCAAGTTGGTAGTAGGTGAGTGATGGGGTGACGCAGGAAGGTAGTCCATCCCGGGCGGTGGTTGTCCCGGGGTAAGGGTGTAGGCCGTGCGATAGGTAAATCCGTCGCACACGTGGCTGAGACCTGATGCCGAGCCGATTGTGGTGAAGTGGATGATCCTATGCTGTCGAGAAAAGCCTCTAGCGAGTTTCATGGCGGCCCGTACCCTAAACCGACTCAGGTGGTCAGGTAGAGAATACCGAGGCGTTCGGGTGAACTATGGTTAAGGAACTCGGCAAAATGCCCCCGTAACTTCGGGAGAAGGGGGGCCACATCCGGTGATGAGCTTTGCGCTCTGAGCTGGGGGTGGCCGCAGAGACCAGCGAGAAGCGACTGTTTACTAAAAACACAGGTCCGTGCGAAGCCGTAAGGCGATGTATACGGACTGACGCCTGCCCGGTGCTGGAACGTTAAGGGGACCGGTTAGTCACTCTTCGGGGTGGCGAAGCTGAGAACTTAAGCGCCAGTAAACGGCGGTGGTAACTATAACCATCCTAAGGTAGCGAAATTCCTTGTCGGGTAAGTTCCGACCTGCACGAATGGCGTAACGACTTCTCGACTGTCTCAACCATAGGCCCGGTGAAATTGCACTACGAGTAAAGATGCTCGTTTCGCGCAGCAGGACGGAAAGACCCCGGGACCTTTACTACAGTTTGATATTGGTGTTCGGTTCGGCTTGTGTAGGATAGCTGGGAGACTTTGAAACTCGCACGCCAGTGTGGGTGGAGTCGTCGTTGAAATACCAGTCTGGTCGTGCTGGATGTCTAACCTGGGTCCGTGATCCGGATCAGGGACAGTGTCTGATGGGTAGTTTAACTGGGGCGGTTGCCTCCTAAAGAGTAACGGAGGCGCCCAAAGGTTCCCTCAGCCTGGTTGGCAATCAGGTGTTGAGTGTAAGTGCACAAGGGAGCTTGACTGTGAGACCGACGGGTCGAGCAGGGACGAAAGTCGGGACTAGTGATCCGGCGGTGGCTTGTGGAAGCGCCGTCGCTCAACGGATAAAAGGTACCCCGGGGATAACAGGCTGATCTTCCCCAAGAGTCCATATCGACGGGATGGTTTGGCACCTCGATGTCGGCTCGTCGCATCCTGGGGCTGGAGTCGGTCCCAAGGGTTGGGCTGTTCGCCCATTAAAGCGGTACGCGAGCTGGGTTTAGAACGTCGTGAGACAGTTCGGTCCCTATCCGCTGTGCGCGTAGGAATATTGAGAAGGGCTGTCCCTAGTACGAGAGGACCGGGACGGACGAACCTCTGGTGTGCCAGTTGTTCTGCCAAGGGCATGGCTGGTTGGCTACGTTCGGGAGGGATAACCGCTGAAAGCATCTAAGCGGGAAGCCTGCTTCGAGATGAGTATTCCCACCTCCTTGAGAGGGTAAGGCTCCCAGTAGACGACTGGGTTGATAGGCCGGATATGGAAGCACGGTAACGTGTGGAGTTGACCGGTACTAATAGGCCGAGGGCTTGTCCTCAGTTGCTCGCGTCCACTGTGTTGGTTCTGAAACCACGAACAGCCCCATACCCAGGTCACGGTATGGTGCGGCAGTTTACAGTTTCATAGTGTTTCGGTGGTTTTAGCGTTAGGGAAACGCCCGGTTACATTCCGAACCCGGAAGCTAAGCCTTTCAGCGCCGATGGTACTGCAGGGGGGACCCTGTGGGAGAGTAGGACGCCGCCGAACAATCATTCAAGGAAACCCCCGTATCTTCGGATACGGGGGTTTTCTGCGTTTCAGGGTCGTTTACGAGGGCTCCACCAGCTTCGTGTCGTACGCCAGGATGACCGCCTGAATGCGGTCTCGAGAGCCCGTTTTCGCGAGGATGCGGCCCACATGGGTTTTCACCGTCGACTCGGCCAGGTGGAAGCGGGTGGCTATCTCCGTGTTCGTCCAGCCCTGGCCGATGACCGTGAGGATTTCCCGTTCCCGGTCGGTGAGGGAGGCGAGGCGGGCGTCCTCTTGGGGCAGGTTCTCGGTCGAGGAATCGGTCGGCAGGTGGTGGACGTAGGCGTCCAGGAGGCGGCGGGTCAGGCTGGGGGCGACGACCGCGTCGCCGGTGGCCACCGCGCGGATGCCGGAGAGGAGTTCCTCGGGCTGGGCGTCCTTGACCAGGAAGCCGGAGGCGCCGGCGCGGAGGCCCGCGTAGGCGTATTCGTCCAGGTCGAAGGTCGTGACGATCAGGATGCGGGTGCGGTCGCCGGCGGCGGTGATGCGGCGGGTCGCCTCGATGCCGTCCAGGCCGGGCATGCGGATGTCCATGAGGACGACGTCGGGGTGGAGCTCCGCCGTCATGCGGACCGCTTCGCTGCCGTTCGCGGCCTCGCCGACGACCGTCATGTCGTCCTGGCTCTCCAGGAGCATGCGGGAGCCGAAGCGCTGGAGGGGCTGGTCGTCGGCGATGAGGACCGTGGTCACTGCGGGGTTTCCTCCGGGAGATGGAGACGGACGTGCCAGCCCTGCTCCGGGTGGGGGCGAGGGCCGGCCTCAAGTGTGCCGTCGTAGAGGGCCGTTCGCTCGCGCATTCCGGGGAGTCCTCGACCGGCTCGGGGAGGGGCGTCCGTTCTGCGGGCGGTGCCCGTGTCCGTGATCTGGACGGTGACGGCGGCTTTCTCCTCGTAGGACAGCTCTATCTCCGCGGTGGCGCCGGGGCCGGCGTGTTTGAGGGTGTTGGTGAGGGCTTCCTGGATGACGCGGTAGACGGTGAGTTGGCGGCCCGGGGGGAGTGTGGGGGTGCCGTGGGTGGTGGTGCGGACGGGGAGGCCTGCGGAGCGTACGCCGTCGAGGAGTTGGTCGAGGTCGGTGAGGCCGGGTTGGGGGGTCAGTTCTGCCTGGTTCTTCTCCTCCTCGCGTAGGACGTCGAGGAGGCGGCGGAGTTCGGTCAGGGCCTGGCGGCTGGTGGTGGCGATGGCGTCGAGGGCCTGGCCCGCGCGCTCGGGGGACTTGGCGGCGGCGTATCGGCCGCCGTCGGCGAGGCCGGTGATGACGGAGAGGTTGTGGCCGATGATGTCGTGCATCTCGCGGGCGATGCGGGCGCGTTCGGCGGCGGTGGCGAGTTGTGCCTGCTGGTCGCGTTCGGTCTCCAGGCGGCGGGCGCGGTCCTCCAGGGCCTCGGTGTAGGTGCGGCGGGTGCGGACCGTGATGCCGATGAGGGCGGCCACGGTGATGGACATCAGCTGGGAGCCGATCTGCTGGTCCCAGGTGCCCTCGCCGTAGCGGACGACCGAGACGAGGACCGGGGCCATCACCAGTGCCGTGGCCCACCACAGGTCGCGCAGGGCGCGGCGCAGGGCGATGTGGTAGATCACGACCAGCTGGAGCAGGGCTGCTTGGAGTGCGGTGCCCGTCCAGGCGTTGACGAGGGCGAAGGGCATCATCGCGGCCAGGACGGTGCCCGGGTGGGTGCGGCGTCGGAGCAGGGGCAGCGAGAGGCCGAGGCTCAGGGTGAGGACCAGCCAGCCGGGGACGTCCAGGTTGTGCGCGTTGTGGCGCCAGCCGCCGCCGTAGTCGATCAGGGCCGCCGTCACCCAGAAGCCGGTGAAGTGCAGGTCCCACAGCAGCGGGTGGCGTCGGTCGAAGGCGCGCACCTTGCGGGTGAGGCGGTGGGTGTAGTCGGTGAGGGGCTCCGGCGCCCTGTGTTCCGTCACGGGGTCCATCGTGAGGGTTCCGATGCCGCGTGTCAGACGTCTCGGTGGCGCAGGACCGTAGCGGCAAGCGCCAGAGTCGCCGTAGTCCACAGGAACATGGCCAGCAGGGCCGTGCTCGGGGAGGTCGCGCCGGGCAGGGGCTGGGCGGTGGTGAGGGCTTCGAGGGCCTTGCCGGGGAAGTGGCGGACGGCGTCGTCGACGAAGTCGTACGGAAGCATGGCCAGGATCTCCGGGAGGATCATGACGAGTCCGATGAAGGCGCCGATGG of the Streptomyces koelreuteriae genome contains:
- a CDS encoding MFS transporter, which translates into the protein MGAAMRRIHVGNALSAFGLGFTVPYLYVYVAQVRGLGAMTAGLVLAVFAVAALVVLPFAGRAIVRRGPLPVLLAALITAAIGALSLGIASSAAAVLVSAALLGAGQAVMQPALATMIVDCSSAETRSRAFAMQFFLQNLGLGVGGLIGGHLVDTTSAASFTLLFAIEAAMFLLLVVVMATVRMPHAPKIEDAPVASGRGSWKQLLGNRAMVQLCVLGFVLFFACYGQFESGLSAYGVEAAGISTSALGTALAANTLVIVIAQFAVLRFVERRRRSRVIAAVGLIWAVAWAVAGYAGLGHGSQEMATAAFVSTYALFGLGEAMLSPTVAPLVADLAPEGMAGQYNSAFALVKQLALAVGPAVGGPLGASLHAPYIVAFLVFSLGITVLAMRLGRQLTEAQDQPWLAKSRVVARGGAPVSADV
- a CDS encoding MarR family winged helix-turn-helix transcriptional regulator, with amino-acid sequence MGDTPGPSEPTLEEQIAAYQREFQDLDPQVEQIVSALSRLNRRMNVAYGRQTSALGISNAEWEVLKALVLSGAPYRLGPSDLAKRLGLTPAAMTHRIDRMVGEGLVTRERDESNRVRVIVELTSEGREKWLEAMRLATVFEEDLLQDLTPVERTALGGALTRLLRRVEDAQPDAGGRLSDLD
- a CDS encoding response regulator — its product is MTTVLIADDQPLQRFGSRMLLESQDDMTVVGEAANGSEAVRMTAELHPDVVLMDIRMPGLDGIEATRRITAAGDRTRILIVTTFDLDEYAYAGLRAGASGFLVKDAQPEELLSGIRAVATGDAVVAPSLTRRLLDAYVHHLPTDSSTENLPQEDARLASLTDREREILTVIGQGWTNTEIATRFHLAESTVKTHVGRILAKTGSRDRIQAVILAYDTKLVEPS
- a CDS encoding sensor histidine kinase, whose translation is MDPVTEHRAPEPLTDYTHRLTRKVRAFDRRHPLLWDLHFTGFWVTAALIDYGGGWRHNAHNLDVPGWLVLTLSLGLSLPLLRRRTHPGTVLAAMMPFALVNAWTGTALQAALLQLVVIYHIALRRALRDLWWATALVMAPVLVSVVRYGEGTWDQQIGSQLMSITVAALIGITVRTRRTYTEALEDRARRLETERDQQAQLATAAERARIAREMHDIIGHNLSVITGLADGGRYAAAKSPERAGQALDAIATTSRQALTELRRLLDVLREEEKNQAELTPQPGLTDLDQLLDGVRSAGLPVRTTTHGTPTLPPGRQLTVYRVIQEALTNTLKHAGPGATAEIELSYEEKAAVTVQITDTGTARRTDAPPRAGRGLPGMRERTALYDGTLEAGPRPHPEQGWHVRLHLPEETPQ